A genomic window from Vitis riparia cultivar Riparia Gloire de Montpellier isolate 1030 chromosome 16, EGFV_Vit.rip_1.0, whole genome shotgun sequence includes:
- the LOC117933047 gene encoding 60S ribosomal protein L15-1-like, whose amino-acid sequence MGAYKYVSELWRKKQSDVMRFLQRVRCWEYRQHPSIVRATRPTRPDKARRLGYKAKQGYVIYRVRVRRGGRKRPVPKGIVYGKPTNQGVTQLKFQRSKRSIAEERAGRKLGGLKVLNSYWINEDSTYKYYEVILVDAAHNAIRNDPRINWICKPVHKHRELRGLTSAGKKYRGLRGKGHLHHKARPSRRATWKRNNTLSLRRYR is encoded by the exons ATGG GGGCTTACAAGTACGTGTCGGAGCTATGGAGGAAGAAGCAATCCGATGTGATGAGGTTCTTGCAGAGGGTGAGGTGCTGGGAGTATCGCCAGCACCCTTCAATTGTGCGCGCCACGCGCCCCACTCGACCCGATAAGGCTCGCCGCTTGGGCTACAAGGCCAAGCAG GGTTATGTGATCTATCGTGTACGTGTAAGACGCGGTGGAAGGAAGAGGCCAGTCCCAAAGGGTATTGTGTATGGTAAGCCCACAAACCAAGGTGTCACTCAGCTGAAATTTCAACGCAGCAAGCGTTCAATTGCAGAGGAACGTGCTGGACGGAAGCTGGGTGGTCTCAAGGTTCTCAACTCTTATTGGATCAATGAG GATTCCACTTACAAATACTATGAGGTAATCTTGGTTGATGCTGCTCACAATGCAATCCGGAACGACCCAAGAATCAACTGGATCTGCAAGCCTGTCCACAAGCACAGGGAGCTTCGGGGACTGACTTCTGCTGGAAAGAAATACAGGGGTCTACGAGGAAAGGGACATTTGCACCACAAGGCACGCCCTTCAAGAAGGGCAACCTGGAAGAGGAACAACACACTTTCTCTCCGACGCTATCGCTGA
- the LOC117933993 gene encoding uncharacterized protein LOC117933993, translating into MQRSFGSSKGMGGSGGNSMLKTVGRVVARATVTTTNTSTASANSTASRPTHKPNSSNLLSLSSASSPSPFSPHNLAPISATSTPPTTPPSCPPFTSPSYCDEFEWLSVDGSTEDELACGLCDDFVFGSVPSEDEVRNVLFDLQQALGPSADSQFIKEKFARNSDKEAMDAISSPTGGSILKVPSISESDWREPSLQLCNPMVSQTNGSNRVYDAFHLLQTDTAIQRMVISLSSDNTVWDAVLNNEVVKELRELFYEAENNALPSSAESVVNDSLSSLNEISEQSNAATSILKWIFDGPKTKVMELVEKILNLMNDLFQAPNSKRDKATTEATADPFMQKLRGSFTVYIVVLLIVVLTRTHRT; encoded by the exons ATGCAGAGATCCTTTGGGAGCAGCAAAGGCATGGGAGGAAGCGGTGGCAACAGCATGTTGAAGACGGTCGGCAGAGTGGTCGCAAGGGCTACTGTTACCACCACCAACACTTCTACTGCTTCTGCTAACTCTACTGCTTCAAGACCCACCCACAAGCCCAATTCCTCTAATCTCCTTTCACTCTCCTCTGCTTCTTCTCCTTCACCCTTTTCTCCACATAATCTTGCTCCCATCTCTGCCACTTCTACTCCGCCCACCACTCCCCCCTCTTGCCCTCCTTTTACCTCTCCATCTTACTGCGATGAGTTTGAATGGTTGTCTGTGGATGGGAGTACTGAGGATGAACTGGCATGTGGGCTTTGTGATGATTTTGTCTTTGGCTCTGTGCCTTCTGAGGATGAAGTGCGAAATGTTCTCTTCGATTTGCAACA GGCCCTTGGTCCATCTGCAGACTCACAgttcattaaggaaaaatttgCTCGTAATTCTGATAAGGAGGCAATGGATGCAATTTCAAGTCCTACTGGTGGTTCGATACTTAAAGTTCCTTCAATTTCAGAGTCAGATTGGCGAGAGCCGTCACTACAATTATGTAATCCAATGGTGTCGCAAACTAATGGATCTAACAGAGTTTATGATGCTTTCCATTTGTTGCAGACCGACACGGCTATTCAG AGGATGGTTATTTCCTTATCTTCTGATAATACTGTTTGGGATGCTGTCTTGAACAATGAAGTAGTAAAGGAGCTTCGAGAGTTATTCTATGAAG CTGAAAATAATGCTCTTCCAAGCTCAGCTGAAAGTGTTGTCAACGATAGTCTTTCAAGCTTAAACGAAATTTCTGAACAATCCAATGCAGCGACAAGCATACTGAAGTGGATTTTTGATGGCCCCAAGACAAAAGTCATGGAGCTTGTGGAGAAAATCTTGAATCTTATGAATGACTTGTTTCAGGCTCCTAATAGCAAGCGTGATAAGGCAACAACAGAAGCAACTGCAGATCCATTCATGCAAAAATTGAGGGGCTCTTTCACTGTTTACATTGTGGTCCTGTTGATTGTGGTTCTGACCCGGACTCACAGGACCTGA